The bacterium nucleotide sequence GGACTACCGGTGAACTGCGCGGCGGCGCGGGCGTGGCACGCATCGCAGGCGGTTTTTCCTGTCGTGACGCGAGCGGGACCGCCTGCTCTTGCGGCCGGCGGACGGCGGGGCGGGTCACCGCGGCCGGCACCTGGGGTCGGCTTCGGGGCGCGGAAGAGAGGCCGGTCGGACTGGCCGCAGTGGTTGCGCCCCCCGGCGTACCAGCGATGAAAGCCACTTCGGCGAAACTCGCCGGCGTCACTTCAAAGCTCACCTGCACAAGAACGAACACTACCAGCAGCAGCAGGTGAAACAGAACCGAGGCGATGATCCCCCGCCGCAGCTCCGGCGGCATCTCTTGAATGAAAGCCATTCGATTACCTCACTTGCCGGGCTCGGTGGCGATGAGAAATTTTTCAGCCCCGGCCATCTTGGCGATATCAATCACCCGCACCGTCGCCTCGAGCGTCAAATCCTTGTCCGCGCGGATGATCACGGTTTTGTCCGACGCCATCTTGAGCTGCGCTCCCAGCTTGGCCCCTAATTCCTCGTGGCTGACAAGCTGACCATTGAGAAAAATCTGATCCGATTTGGTCATGGTCAGATAGATCCGGTTGGCCCGGTCAAAATCCCCGCTTGCAGCGCGTGGCAGCTGGACCTTGATGCCAGGGTGCACCATGAATGAGGAGGAGAGCAGGAAATAGATGAGCAGCAGCAGGACGATATCGGTCAGGCTGATCGCGGCATAACTGATGATACGCTTGCGTGAAGTCGTAAAGGTCATCTCGCCTCCCTCTCCTGGAGCATATCGAGGAATTCATTGGAACTTTCCTGCATCTCAAAGACATGGTGCTCGACGCGGCCCTGGATCCAGTTGTAGGCGATGAGAGCGGGGATGCCGACGATGAGGCCGGCCGCGGTGGTGATCAGGGCTTCCCAGATGCCGCCCGCGAGCACGCCGGCGTCGACGTTGCCGCCGCGCGTCTGGATCTGCATGAAGGCCTTGATCATCCCGGTGACCGTCCCGAGAAATCCGAACATCGGCGCCACACCGGCTACGGTTGCCAGAATGCCCATATACTTTTCCAAATGATAGATCTCGGCCTGTCCCGCACTCTGGATAGCCTCCTTGATCTCATCGCGCGGCCGGTCCTTTTTCAACAGGGCGGCCTTGGCCACACCGGCGATCGGACCCGGCGTCTCCTTGCACAGCAGGATGGCCTCATCGATGCGCTGATGTGCGAGCAGGTTGCGGATCTGCAGGGTGAATTTGCGGGAGTTGAGGCGGATCTTGCGCAGGGAGAGGTAACGCTCGATAACGATGATCGCCGCTATGAAGGAACAGATCGCGATCGGGATCATCATCGATCCGCCCAGGACAAACATATCCCACATCGACATGCTGGGGCCTCCGTTTCTGATGAAAGGTTCTTGCTTGGGGTTGCGTTAATAGATATATTTGATCTGAGCCATGATCCGGGTGCCGGGCTCGTTATAGCCCTCCCAGACGACGTATGGGCTGTTGAGCAGATTGTACAGATCGATCCCTGCAGAGAGGTGACGTCCGAAGGTCCGGCCCAGTCCTGCGCTGATCAGATTATATTTGGGCAGGCGTCCCTCCAGATCGAGGCCGCGGCGGCGCTCTCCGGCCATTTCAAGACGGCTGATGAGCTCGAGCTGCCAGGGCAGC carries:
- a CDS encoding MotA/TolQ/ExbB proton channel family protein — protein: MSMWDMFVLGGSMMIPIAICSFIAAIIVIERYLSLRKIRLNSRKFTLQIRNLLAHQRIDEAILLCKETPGPIAGVAKAALLKKDRPRDEIKEAIQSAGQAEIYHLEKYMGILATVAGVAPMFGFLGTVTGMIKAFMQIQTRGGNVDAGVLAGGIWEALITTAAGLIVGIPALIAYNWIQGRVEHHVFEMQESSNEFLDMLQEREAR
- a CDS encoding biopolymer transporter ExbD is translated as MTFTTSRKRIISYAAISLTDIVLLLLIYFLLSSSFMVHPGIKVQLPRAASGDFDRANRIYLTMTKSDQIFLNGQLVSHEELGAKLGAQLKMASDKTVIIRADKDLTLEATVRVIDIAKMAGAEKFLIATEPGK